The Martelella endophytica genome contains the following window.
TTGAGGATCAGCGCGCGGGCGATCGCGATGCGCTGGCGCTGGCCGCCGGAGAACATGTGCGGGTAGCGCTCGAAATGCTCCGGCCCGAGACCCACCTTCTTCAACAGGTCATGCGCCTTGGCGCGCCGGTCCTCGGCGGTGTCGTCGGTATTGAGCAGCAGCGGCTCCATCAGCACGTCGCCGATCTTCTGGCGCGGGTTCAGCGAACCGTACGGGTTCTGGAACACGATCTGCACCTTGCGGCGCATCTCGGGCGTCGGGCGATGCTTCGAGATGTCGATCGCCTTGCCGCCGATCTGCAGTTCGCCCTCGGTCTGCGCGTCGATCATGGTGATGATGCGGGCAAGGGTGGACTTGCCGCAGCCCGATTCACCGACCAGCGCCAGCGTCTTGCCGCGCTCGACGGCAAAGTCGACGCCCTTCAGCGCCCTGACTGTGCGGGGCTTGCCGAACATGCCGCCCGGCACGATGTAGTCGCGGACGATGTTCTTTCCCTCAGCGACGATCTCGCTCATGCGGCACCTCCCGTAAAGTCGGCCGAATAGTCGATGGTCGGCAGCCGGTCGCCGGTGGCGTTTTCCGGCAGGGCCGAAAGCAGCGCCCTGGTATAGGCATGCTTCGGGTTTTCGAAGAGGGTCAGGACGTCGGATTCTTCCATCTTGCGGCCCTTGTACTGCACCACCACACGGTCGGCTGTCTCGGCGACCACGCCCATGTCGTGGGTGATCATGATCATCGCCATGCCGGTCTCTTCCTGGAGCTTGGCCAGCAGTTCGAGGATCTGTTTCTGGATCGTCACGTCGAGCGCCGTGGTCGGCTCGTCGGCGATCAGCAGCTTCGGCGAGCAGGCCATGGCGATCGCGATCATGATGCGCTGGCACTGGCCGCCCGACATCTGGTGCGGATAGGCCTTCAGTCGGTCTTCCGGATTCGGCAGGCCGACGGCCTGAAGCAGTTCGACGGCGCGGGCGTGGCGGGCCTTGCGGTCGAGGTTGGTGTGCTGCTTCAGCACTTCCTCGATCTGGAAGCCGGCGGTGAAGCACGGATTGAGGCTGGCGATCGGCTCCTGGAAGATCATCGAGATGTCCTTGCCGATGATCCTGCGGCGCGCCTTCGGCGAGAGGCTGGCGATATCGCGGCCCTCGAAGGTGATGCTGTCGGCGGTCAC
Protein-coding sequences here:
- a CDS encoding ABC transporter ATP-binding protein, giving the protein MEKQMEPLLDVQNLSVSFPTAAGQSTVLYNASYRIHRGEVLAIVGESGSGKSVAMLAVMGLLPPTATVTADSITFEGRDIASLSPKARRRIIGKDISMIFQEPIASLNPCFTAGFQIEEVLKQHTNLDRKARHARAVELLQAVGLPNPEDRLKAYPHQMSGGQCQRIMIAIAMACSPKLLIADEPTTALDVTIQKQILELLAKLQEETGMAMIMITHDMGVVAETADRVVVQYKGRKMEESDVLTLFENPKHAYTRALLSALPENATGDRLPTIDYSADFTGGAA
- a CDS encoding dipeptide ABC transporter ATP-binding protein codes for the protein MSEIVAEGKNIVRDYIVPGGMFGKPRTVRALKGVDFAVERGKTLALVGESGCGKSTLARIITMIDAQTEGELQIGGKAIDISKHRPTPEMRRKVQIVFQNPYGSLNPRQKIGDVLMEPLLLNTDDTAEDRRAKAHDLLKKVGLGPEHFERYPHMFSGGQRQRIAIARALILNPSLLVLDEPVSALDLSVQAQILNLLADLQDEFNLTYIFVSHDLSVVRYICDEIMVMYFGEVVERGSRDQVFTDPQHDYTQTLFKATPRADVDHIRARLAAKQAKMAAGN